In a single window of the Campylobacter hyointestinalis subsp. lawsonii genome:
- the thiD gene encoding bifunctional hydroxymethylpyrimidine kinase/phosphomethylpyrimidine kinase produces MKKILTIAGSDSSGGAGVQADIKTITAHKMYAMSAITALTAQNTMGVSGVSAVSGEFVFAQIKAVFDDIVPDALKIGMLFNAEIIEAVRKALLENNAKNVVCDTVMIATSGAKLLEDDAIAALWGLFELSSVITPNIAEASVLAGFEVRDIATQKQAAKAIYERCGTAVLVKGGHLNATDILWDGQSFSEFEGELIATKNTHGTGCTLSSAIACGLATGLELKEAIKRAKSFINKALSWNEQIGHGNGAIDHYFNIKELI; encoded by the coding sequence ATGAAAAAAATCCTTACCATAGCAGGATCAGACAGCAGTGGCGGAGCTGGAGTGCAAGCTGATATAAAGACCATCACAGCTCACAAAATGTATGCTATGAGCGCAATCACAGCCCTAACAGCGCAAAATACAATGGGCGTAAGCGGCGTGAGTGCTGTAAGTGGCGAGTTTGTTTTTGCGCAGATAAAGGCTGTTTTTGATGATATTGTCCCAGACGCTCTTAAAATCGGCATGCTTTTTAACGCAGAGATCATAGAAGCGGTGCGAAAGGCTCTGCTAGAAAATAACGCAAAAAATGTAGTTTGCGATACAGTTATGATAGCTACAAGTGGGGCAAAACTACTTGAAGATGACGCTATTGCTGCGCTTTGGGGGCTTTTTGAGCTAAGTAGTGTGATTACGCCAAATATTGCTGAGGCTAGTGTTTTGGCTGGATTTGAGGTGCGAGATATCGCTACGCAAAAACAGGCTGCAAAGGCTATATATGAGCGTTGCGGGACTGCTGTGCTAGTAAAAGGTGGTCATTTAAATGCTACTGATATTTTGTGGGACGGGCAGAGCTTTAGCGAGTTTGAAGGCGAGCTAATTGCTACAAAAAACACTCACGGCACTGGCTGCACATTAAGCTCAGCCATCGCTTGTGGTCTAGCAACTGGACTAGAGCTAAAAGAGGCTATAAAACGCGCAAAAAGCTTTATAAACAAAGCACTTAGCTGGAATGAGCAAATCGGTCATGGAAATGGCGCGATAGATCATTATTTCAATATCAAAGAGCTAATATAA
- a CDS encoding YcfL family protein, which yields MKKFAVLLFGLLFVSCANNQDVVLEDRIYDSSLVSFESIDMDIVSDIRKKFNALGLLQAQVILKSKFDKTIFYKIDWLDDSGFVLRNSIDEHYHSIELKAHREFVLNKIAQDKRAKSFKIYFTSKGSK from the coding sequence ATGAAAAAATTTGCTGTTTTATTATTTGGCTTGTTATTTGTAAGTTGTGCTAATAATCAAGATGTGGTTTTAGAAGACCGCATCTATGATTCTAGCTTAGTAAGCTTTGAGAGTATCGATATGGATATAGTAAGCGACATTAGAAAAAAGTTTAACGCTCTTGGGCTTTTACAAGCTCAAGTTATCTTAAAAAGTAAATTTGATAAAACCATTTTTTATAAAATTGACTGGCTAGATGATAGTGGATTTGTCCTTAGAAACTCCATAGATGAGCACTATCATAGTATCGAGCTTAAAGCCCATAGAGAATTTGTGCTAAATAAAATCGCACAAGACAAAAGAGCAAAAAGTTTTAAAATTTATTTCACTTCAAAAGGATCAAAATGA
- the lpoB gene encoding penicillin-binding protein activator LpoB: MKKSFLVLAAAFALLLTGCNQQPSVGNTSAGSSGDTSTMQLSGDDFELAAETMINSLLSDPAFANAPAGVRKVVAIGRVKNDTALRIDTEKLTAKITRAMRQSGKFVLTTAVAAGGALDSMSEDVRELRDNDEFNQKTIAKKGTMVAPDFSLSGKIRQDNIQVGGKTRVEYFFLLRLTDLNSGLAYWEDEKEIKKLGSSKSVSW, encoded by the coding sequence ATGAAAAAATCATTTTTAGTTTTAGCAGCTGCTTTTGCACTGCTTTTGACAGGTTGTAACCAGCAACCAAGCGTAGGAAACACTAGCGCAGGCAGTAGTGGCGATACAAGCACTATGCAACTAAGTGGCGATGACTTTGAGCTAGCAGCTGAGACTATGATAAATAGTTTGCTTAGTGACCCGGCATTTGCCAATGCACCAGCTGGGGTAAGAAAGGTAGTAGCTATCGGTAGAGTTAAAAACGACACCGCTCTTCGCATAGATACAGAGAAGCTAACAGCCAAAATCACAAGGGCGATGAGACAATCTGGCAAATTTGTGCTAACAACAGCAGTAGCAGCTGGTGGGGCGCTTGATAGCATGAGTGAAGATGTAAGAGAGCTAAGAGATAACGATGAGTTTAATCAAAAAACAATCGCTAAGAAAGGCACTATGGTTGCACCTGATTTTTCTCTTTCTGGTAAAATTCGCCAAGATAATATCCAAGTTGGCGGAAAAACTAGAGTTGAGTACTTCTTTTTACTTCGCTTAACTGACTTAAATAGCGGTCTTGCCTACTGGGAAGATGAAAAAGAGATCAAAAAACTAGGCAGCTCAAAAAGCGTGAGCTGGTAG